The genomic segment TCGTGTACTCCGGCGACGTCAGCGCGGTCCAGACCAGCGCGGGTTCCGCGTCGATCACGATCGTGAACTCCCGGGAGATCGTCTCGGCTCCAGATGACATGCCCCCATTCTCCACAGCCCCCCGTCGCCGGTCCACACCCTGTCCGAACCTCTTGCGCCGACTTCGCCGCGCCAGTAGCGTGCGAAGACCGCCGACCGGAAGGAAGCCCCGTGAGCACACTCACCAGCGTCGAAACCGAAGAGATCGAACGCGCCAACGCGGAGGGTCTCCAGCCCGTCGTCTTCGTGCACGGTCTGTGGCTGCTCTCCAGCAGCTGGGAGAAGTGGCGCACGCTGTTCGAGGAGAACGGTTTCTCCACCATCGCACCCGGGTGGCCCGACGACCCGCAGAGCGTCGACGAGGCCCGCAAAGATCCGGATGTCTTCGCCCACAAGATGGTCAAGCAGGTCACCGAGCACTATCTCGAGGCCATCGACGCGCTCGACCTCACCCCTGCGGTGGTCGGCCACTCCTTCGGCGGCCTGATCGCGCAGAAGATCGCCGGAGAAGGAGCGAGCGAGGCGACCGTCGCCATCGATCCGGCGCCGTTCCAAGGCGTGCTCCCCCTGCCGGTGTCCTCGCTCAAGTCCTCGGCGCCTGTGCTCGGCAACCCGCTCAACTTCGGCAAGGCGGTCTCGCTCACCCTGGAGCAGTTCACGTTCGGCTGGGCCAACAACCTCGACGCCGACGAGGCGAAGGAGCTCTGGGAGACCTATCACGTGGCCGCATCCGGTGTTCCGCTGTTCCAGGCGGCCACCGCGAACTTCAACCCCTTCACCGAGACGAAGGTCCACACGAAGAACCCCGAGCGAGGGCCACTGCTGATCGTCTCCGGCGAGCACGACAACACGGTGCCGCGCGCGATGACGGAGGCGGCCTACCGCATCCAGGCGAAGAATCCGGGCACGACCGAGTTCATCGAGATGCCGGGCCGCGGCCATTCGCTCACCATCGACCACGGCTGGCGCGGAGTCGCCGACGAGGTGCTCGCGTTCCTCACGAAGCAGACGGCGAACAACTGAGGGTCGGCGCGCCCGACCACTGATCCTGATGCGGATGTCGCCGTAATCACGTCGTTCAGTCACGGCGAGAAGGACAAGCATGTGGAAGACTCATCGATACCCGCTCAATTGGTGACCGAAAGTCAAACTCGATGACGAATGAATCCGGCCAGGACCGAGCCGAAATCGCCGCCCGCCTCGCTCTCTCCGTGGGGCGTCTGAATCGGCGCATCCGGGCGACCAGCGACACCCTCACTCCGGGCCAGATCTCCGCTTTGTCGACCATCGTGCGCTGTGGTCCGATCCGCCCCGGCGACCTGGCCCGGGTGGAGCGCGTCGCTGCGCCGACGATCACCCGCCTGCTCGCCGACCTCGAGACAAAGCAGCTCGTCACCCGCACCGCCGACCCCGACGACGGTCGCTCCTTCTTCGTCGGCTCGACGGATGCCGGCGCCGAGGCGATCCTGCGTGCGCGCACCGAGCGTGCCCGGCACGTGCTCGAGCTCTTCGAAGAACTCGACGACGAGCAGATCGCCCAGTTGGCGGGCGCCCTCGACGCGCTCGACGCGGCGGCCGGACTCCTGGCGCAGAACCCCTGACCACCGGCCAGACGCGGGTCAGACCACCGGGTTCGTGAGCACTCCGAGCCCCGAGATCTCGATCTCGACGGTGTCGCCGGATTCCATGGGGCCGACACCCGCCGGCGTGCCGGTGAGGATGACGTCGCCCGGCAGGAGGGTGAACGCGGCCGACGCGTAGGCCACGATGGCCGGCACCGAATGGATCATGTCGCTGAGCGGTGCACTCTGCTTGAGCACTCCGTTCAGACGGGTCTCGACGGCCGCGGAGGCGAGATCGAAGTCCGTCTCGATCACGGGGCCGAGCGGGCAGAAGGTGTCGAAACCCTTGGCCCGGGCCCACTGGCCGTCGGAGGCCTGCAGGTCTCGCGCCGTCACGTCGTTGGCGATCGTGTATCCGAAGATCACGCTCGCTGCGTCGGCCGCAGGAACGTTCTTCGCCACACTGCCGATCACGATCGCGAGTTCACCCTCGAAATCCACCCGGTTCGACTGCCGCGGACGCACGATGCGGTCGCCCGGGCCGATCACCGAGGTGTTCGGCTTCAGGAAAAGCAGGGGTTCCTTCGGCGCCTCCCCGGTGTTCATCTCGGCGACGTGGTCCTGGTAGTTCTTCCCCACCGCGACCACCTTCGAGCGTGGGATGACCGGGGCGAGCAGCGTCGCCTCCGCCAGCGGCACGCGCTCACCCGTGGTGTCGAAACCGGCGAACATCGGGTCGCCGTTAAGAACGACCAACTCCGTGCCGCCGCCCTCGGCTTCATCGAGGATCCCGAAGTTGATGGCGCCGCCATGACTGAACCGTGCGATCTTCATGAGCGAGCCCTCACGCGTCCAGTCTCGTGAGCCAGCCGTGGCGGTCGGGAATCCGGCCGTACTGGATGTCGGTCAGCTCCTGCCGGATCGACATCGTGAGTTCGCCCGCGGGCGCGTTCTCGTCGCCGATCGTGAAGTCGGGCGCCTTCAGCGCCGAGATGGGGGTGATCACCGCAGCGGTACCGCAGGCGAAGACCTCGGTGATCTCGCCGGAGGCCACACCGTCGCGCCACTCGTCGATCGTGACGTCGCGCTCCTCCACGGTCAGGCCGCGATCCTCGGCGAGCTGGATGATGCTGTCGCGGGTGATGCCCTCGAGGATCGTGCCGGTGAGGCGCGGCGTCACGATCTTTCCGCCCTGGTGCACGAAGAACACGTTCATGCCGCCGAGTTCGTCGACGTGCTGGCCGGTCTCGCCGTCGAGGAAGAGCACCTGCGCACAGCCGTGCTCATAGGCTTCCTGCTGCGGAAGCAGCGAGGCGGCGTAGTTTCCGCCGCACTTGGCCGCACCCGTGCCGCCCCGGCCGGCGCGGGAGTATTCGGTCGAGAGCCAGATCGACACGGGAGCCACGCCGCCCGTGAAGTAGGCGCCGGCGGGGCTGGCGATCACGTAGTAGCCGACCTTCTGCGAAGGGCGCACGCCGAGGAACGATTCGTTGGCGATCATGAACGGCCGGATGTAGAGGCTCGTCTCGGGCGCGTTCGGCACCCACGAGCCATCCACGGCGATCAGCTGTTTGAGCGATTCCACGAAATCCTCGACGGCCAGCTCGGGCAGGGCCAGGCGCCGCGCGGACCGTTGCAGACGCTCGCCGTTCTTCTCAGGCCGGAACGTCCAGATCGAACCGTCGGCGTGCCGGTAGGCCTTCAGACCCTCGAAGATCTCCTGCGCGTAGTGCAGCACGGCGGCCGAAGGGTCGAGCATCAGCGGGCCGTAGGGAATGACACTGGCGTTGTGCCACCCCTCCGTGACGGTCCAGTCGATCTGCACCATGTGGTCGGTGAAGTGCTTACCGAACCCGGGATCGGCCAGGATGACTTCGCGTTCCGCCTCCGCCCGCGCATCCTGCGAGGGCGTGAGCTCGAACTGGAGGGGGAAGGTGGAGGAGGGTGCGATGGTCATGGTCCGTCTTTCGTCGATGCTTCCGTCAGAGCTGTTCGTCAGTGGGAGGTCTCGAGCGCGGGAGCGGCGATCGTGGCGACGATCGCGTCGCCGATCTGCTCCGTCGTGCGCGGCGATCCGTCGCGCGCCGCGATGTCGGCGACGACGGCCTCGCGCACGCGCACCGCCTGAGCGGCGAGCCCGAGGTGATCGAGAAGCAGGGCGACCGAGAGGATCGCGGCCGTGGGATCGGCCTTCTGCTGCCCGGCGATGTCAGGAGCGGAGCCGTGCACCGGTTCGAACATCGATGGAAACGTGCCATCGGGGTTGATGTTGCCCGAGGCCGCCAATCCGATCCCGCCGCTGATTGCGCCGGCCAGGTCGGTAAGGATGTCGCCGAAGAGGTTGTCCGTGACGATGACGTCAAACCTAGCAGGATCGGTGACGAGGAAGATCGTCGCCGCGTCGACGTGCAGGTAGTCGACGGCGACCTCCGGGAACTCGGTGGCCACTTCGTTCACGACGCGCTGCCAGAGCCCGCCCGAGAAGGTGAGCACGTTGGTCTTGTGCACCAGCGTCAGCTTCTTGCGGCGGGCGGATGCGCGGGCGAAGGCATCCCGCACCACGCGCTCGACGCCATAGGCGGTGTTGACCGAGACCTCGTTCGCGATCTCGTGCGGCGTGCCCGCGCGGATGGAGCCGCCGTTGCCGACGTATGGCCCCTCGGTGCCCTCGCGCACCACCACGAAGTCGACCTCGCCATGAGCAGCGAGCGGGCTGGGCACGCCCGGGTAGATGGTGGTCGGACGGAGATTGACGTAGTGGTCGAGCGCGAACCGCAACTTCAGCAGCAGGCCGCGTTCGATGTTGGCGCCCTTCAGCCGCGGGTCGCCGGGCACTCCCCCGACGGCGCCGAGGAGGATCACGTCGTGGCCGCTGATCGCCGCGAGATCGTCGTCGGTCAGCACATCGCCCGTCTCCAGGTAACGGCCCGCGCCGAGCGAGAAGTGCGTCTTCGCGAACTCGACGTCGCTGCCCGCGGTGACCGCGTCGAGCACCTTCACGGCCTCGGCGACGACCTCCGGGCCGATCCCGTCGCCGGGGATGAGTGCGAGATTGAAGGTTCGAGCCATGACTAAACATTACTTGCCCCGAAGGCGTCGGAACCGCGGAGTCGGACTTCTCGCATCCGTCTCTCCAGGAACGAGCGGATGGAGTCGTTCGACTCTCCGTCCAGCGCTCGGGCGTAAGCCTTCACGGCTTCGTCAGGGTGAGCCGAGCGACGGAGGAGGTCGGCTCGCACAGCCCAGAGCTGGCGGGTGAAGGCAGGGCCCGATGCGTCTGCCACCAAGTCGTCAAGCTCAGCGAGCGCCTCTTCGGGACGAGCGGAAGGGAGGTAAGAACGGGCGACCACGCGGTTGAGACGCGCCGCCGGCGAGGGCCAGGATGCCACCAGCGCGTCGTAGAGGGAGACGATGGAGACCCAGTCGGTGGCCTCCCAGGTGGGCGACTCCGAGTGCAGACCCGAGATGCCGGCCTGAAGGGCGAAACGCCCGCGTCCGGCGAGGGCGATGGTGGCCTGGTCGAGGCCCTCCTCGATGAAGGCTGCGTTCCAGAGCGACCGATCGGCGTCTTCGAGGGTCACCAGTTCTCCCGCGACATCCGTTCGGCCGGCGGCCCGGGCTTCGGTGAGCAGCAGCAGGGCGAGGAGGCCACGGGCTTCGAGGTGGCGTGGTC from the Herbiconiux aconitum genome contains:
- a CDS encoding alpha/beta fold hydrolase, which produces MSTLTSVETEEIERANAEGLQPVVFVHGLWLLSSSWEKWRTLFEENGFSTIAPGWPDDPQSVDEARKDPDVFAHKMVKQVTEHYLEAIDALDLTPAVVGHSFGGLIAQKIAGEGASEATVAIDPAPFQGVLPLPVSSLKSSAPVLGNPLNFGKAVSLTLEQFTFGWANNLDADEAKELWETYHVAASGVPLFQAATANFNPFTETKVHTKNPERGPLLIVSGEHDNTVPRAMTEAAYRIQAKNPGTTEFIEMPGRGHSLTIDHGWRGVADEVLAFLTKQTANN
- a CDS encoding MarR family winged helix-turn-helix transcriptional regulator, which encodes MTNESGQDRAEIAARLALSVGRLNRRIRATSDTLTPGQISALSTIVRCGPIRPGDLARVERVAAPTITRLLADLETKQLVTRTADPDDGRSFFVGSTDAGAEAILRARTERARHVLELFEELDDEQIAQLAGALDALDAAAGLLAQNP
- a CDS encoding fumarylacetoacetate hydrolase family protein; this encodes MKIARFSHGGAINFGILDEAEGGGTELVVLNGDPMFAGFDTTGERVPLAEATLLAPVIPRSKVVAVGKNYQDHVAEMNTGEAPKEPLLFLKPNTSVIGPGDRIVRPRQSNRVDFEGELAIVIGSVAKNVPAADAASVIFGYTIANDVTARDLQASDGQWARAKGFDTFCPLGPVIETDFDLASAAVETRLNGVLKQSAPLSDMIHSVPAIVAYASAAFTLLPGDVILTGTPAGVGPMESGDTVEIEISGLGVLTNPVV
- a CDS encoding branched-chain amino acid aminotransferase: MTIAPSSTFPLQFELTPSQDARAEAEREVILADPGFGKHFTDHMVQIDWTVTEGWHNASVIPYGPLMLDPSAAVLHYAQEIFEGLKAYRHADGSIWTFRPEKNGERLQRSARRLALPELAVEDFVESLKQLIAVDGSWVPNAPETSLYIRPFMIANESFLGVRPSQKVGYYVIASPAGAYFTGGVAPVSIWLSTEYSRAGRGGTGAAKCGGNYAASLLPQQEAYEHGCAQVLFLDGETGQHVDELGGMNVFFVHQGGKIVTPRLTGTILEGITRDSIIQLAEDRGLTVEERDVTIDEWRDGVASGEITEVFACGTAAVITPISALKAPDFTIGDENAPAGELTMSIRQELTDIQYGRIPDRHGWLTRLDA
- a CDS encoding 3-isopropylmalate dehydrogenase, producing the protein MARTFNLALIPGDGIGPEVVAEAVKVLDAVTAGSDVEFAKTHFSLGAGRYLETGDVLTDDDLAAISGHDVILLGAVGGVPGDPRLKGANIERGLLLKLRFALDHYVNLRPTTIYPGVPSPLAAHGEVDFVVVREGTEGPYVGNGGSIRAGTPHEIANEVSVNTAYGVERVVRDAFARASARRKKLTLVHKTNVLTFSGGLWQRVVNEVATEFPEVAVDYLHVDAATIFLVTDPARFDVIVTDNLFGDILTDLAGAISGGIGLAASGNINPDGTFPSMFEPVHGSAPDIAGQQKADPTAAILSVALLLDHLGLAAQAVRVREAVVADIAARDGSPRTTEQIGDAIVATIAAPALETSH